A single window of Lutzomyia longipalpis isolate SR_M1_2022 chromosome 1, ASM2433408v1 DNA harbors:
- the LOC129786199 gene encoding uncharacterized protein LOC129786199, with protein sequence MNVSLEDNKELREWRCAQRWEWLIEQMEEAVGYTLPYELVCLYKEHSYTYLDSIASMTDADMATIGLPIGMYHVARKITTYVNDNIDVLRKRIGKFSRIEKVGQKVSSPKSNTLAPEHEKMFLLANSTLTRKEEEILISKANHFIHTKMKRKDVVTKAEIAENYYKVSARVTCPMCNKAICIQAERSKRDCELLYKFFNLKRHLNKVCRATVITSTSDFLPAWESSAYEESQSNVQDEEELMEVDQDPSEHNSEEIGYNVQEKTTNQYGSSVSESSTYHRRPVRRRLFVELSDIMEDAI encoded by the exons ATGAATGTGAGCTTGGAGGACAACAAAGAGCTTCGAGAATGGCGTTGTGCACAAAGGTGGGAG TGGCTTATCGAACAAATGGAGGAAGCGGTTGGTTATACATTGCCCTATGAACTAGTGTGTCTGTATAAGGAACACAGTTACACCTATTTGGATTCTATAGCCAGTATGACTGACGCTGACATGGCCACAATCGGACTACCTATAGGAATGTATCATGTAGCAAGGAAAATCACCACTTACGTTAACGACAATATTGATGTTCTGAGAAAACGGATCGGCAAATTTAGCAGAATCGAAAAAGTCGGCCAGAAG GTATCTTCACCTAAATCAAATACATTAGCACCTGAACATGAAAAGATGTTCTTGCTGGCAAATTCAACTCTAACcaggaaagaagaagaaatcttgATCAGCAAAGCCAATCACTTTATTCACACTAAAATGAAGCGGAAAGACGTCGTAACAAAGGCTGAAATTGCGGAGAACTATTATAAAGTTTCTGCAAGAGTTACATGTCCGATGTGCAACAAGGCAATTTGCATTCAAGCAGAACGATCAAAGAGGGATTGTGAACTTTTGTATAAGTTCTTCAACCTCAAGCGTCATTTGAATAAAGTTTGTCGTGCCACGGTAATCACATCAACTTCAGACTTTCTACCTGCCTGGGAATCTTCTGCATACGAGGAAAGCCAGTCAAATGTTCAGGATGAAGAGGAACTTATGGAGGTCGACCAAGATCCCAGTGAACACAACAGCGAAGAGATTGGATACAATGTCCAAGAGAAGACCACTAACCAGTACGGATCATCAGTTTCAGAGAGCAGTACGTACCATCGACGTCCTGTTAGGAGGAGACTATTTGTGGAGTTGTCTGATATAATGGAAGATGCTATATGA
- the LOC129786203 gene encoding prion-like-(Q/N-rich) domain-bearing protein 25 has translation MQTKKRVHALTLSTILICSLLISGSAQDLVKRRTSNVCHSSSDCPPNAYCEYNADPLDTGQCVCNPGFIIVAENKRRECYPVAKNLGDSCTHDDQCQMAFSTESECFQGTCDCKLGTHFVKRENTCYKSVKINDWCRLTNNCLGEGTVCRSGVCLCPFNKHPNEDFTECEEDIQLGEPCSRDTQCVANNSRCHEVCRCRVSHVLNHDRTKCLKIAEHFYDDCEEAIQCTYQLNYSTCEFAYDSETVGKCKCRQGYHQSNGACFVSVEVGGICEVDENCSVDPFSFCQEGRCVCMEGLVNINGECSSSATLRPFSPSSLSS, from the exons ATGCAAACCAAGAAGCGTGTCCATGCGCTCACCCTCAGCACCATCCTTATTTGCAGTCTCCTAATTTCTGGTAGTGCCCAGGATTTAGTGAAACGAA GAACCAGCAATGTGTGTCACTCGAGCAGCGACTGCCCTCCAAATGCCTACTGTGAGTACAATGCAGATCCCCTCGATACTGGTCAGTGCGTCTGCAATCCCGGCTTCATCATTGTTGCGGAAAATAAGAGGCGCGAGTGCTATCCGGTGGCAAAGAATCTCGGGGATTCCTGCACGCATGACGATCAGTGCCAGATGGCTTTTAGCACTGAGTCAGAATGCTTCCAGGGAACGTGCGACTGCAAATTGGGCACGCATTTTGTCAAGCGCGAGAACACCTGCTACAAAAGTGTCA AAATAAACGATTGGTGCCGCCTGACGAATAACTGCCTGGGCGAGGGAACCGTCTGCCGGTCAGGGGTGTGCCTGTGTCCCTTCAACAAGCACCCCAATGAGGACTTTACGGAGTGCGAGGAAGACATTCAGCTGGGGGAGCCCTGTAGCAGGGATACGCAGTGTGTGGCCAATAATTCACGCTGCCACGAAGTCTGTCGATGTCGCGTGAGTCACGTTCTCAATCACGATCGGACAAAATGTCTcaaaa TTGCTGAGCATTTTTACGATGACTGCGAAGAGGCCATTCAGTGTACTTATCAACTAAATTACTCAACCTGTGAATTTGCCTACGACTCCGAGACGGTGGGAAAGTGCAAGTGCCGACAAGGATACCATCAATCGAATGGG GCTTGTTTCGTTTCCGTGGAAGTGGGAGGAATTTGTGAAGTGGACGAGAATTGCTCTGTCGATCCATTCTCCTTCTGCCAGGAGGGTCGTTGTGTCTGCATGGAGGGTCTTGTTAATATAAATGGTGAATGTTCCTCATCGGCCACTCTACGCCCCTTCTCACCTTCATCACTTTCCTCGTAG
- the LOC129786202 gene encoding major facilitator superfamily domain-containing protein 10: protein MTYLRGSLEKGNSVRGVNQKVPDAKMESKVTKESLPDAAATPRTVYVVFFSLLLDLLAFTMILPLLPSLLEYYRQHDTEGLYHRLSESIKFFQVAVGAPERYSSVLFGGFLGSMFSFLQFVASPIVGALSDVYGRKRIMIICMIGIALSYLLWAVSSNFAIFVIARFVGGLSKGNISLAMAIITDVSNSKSRGKGMALVGIAFSLGFIVGPMIGAIFSRYSDKSTPDWFWVPAAFAMCLALADILFLAICLQETLPKKKRAKKVLISLSRALEYINPACLFKFDAVKNLSTKDLESLKRLGFIYFIYLFIYSGLEFTVTFLMYHKFSFTSIDQAKVFLTTGVVMALLQGSVVRRLPERLTQKSAVLGLYLIVPSFIIVGLAQTSSMLYLGMIVFAISTAFVVTCMTTLTSKYGNFDQKGTVLGIFRSLGALARALGPIVASMAFWSIGSTITYIVGGILLLYPSLLLQFTVLL from the exons ATGACTTACCTACGGGGATCCCTGGAGAAGGGTAATTCAGTGCGTGGCGTGAATCAGAAAGTTCCGGACGCGAAAATGGAGAGCAAAGTCACGAAGGAATCACTGCCGGATGCCGCGGCGACGCCCCGAACGGTCTACGTGGTGTTCTTCTCGCTCCTGCTGGATCTCCTGGCATTCACCATGATCCTGCCACTCCTGCCATCGTTGCTGGAGTACTACCGGCAGCACGACACCGAAGGACTCTACCACAGGCTGTCGGAGAGTATTAAATTCTTCCAGGTTGCCGTTGGGGCACCTGAGAGGTACAGTTCAGTGCTCTTTGGGGGCTTCCTTGGCTCAATGTTCAGCTTCCTGCAATTTGTGGCGAGTCCCATCGTGGGGGCATTGTCGGATGTCTACGGCAGGAAGAGGATCATGATAATTTGCATG attGGAATCGCTCTCTCGTACCTTCTTTGGGCTGTTTCGAGTAATTTTGCCATCTTTGTGATTGCTCGCTTTGTGGGAGGGCTGAGTAAAGGGAACATCTCCCTGGCCATGGCAATCATTACGGATGTGTCCAACAGCAAGAGTCGTGGCAAAGGGATGGCTCTCGTTGGCATTGCCTTCTCACTGGGCTTCATCGTTGGTCCCATGATTGGGGCTATTTTCTCCAGATACAGCGACAAGAGCACTCCAGACTGGTTTTGGGTTCCAGCTGCTTTTGCCATGTGCCTGGCCCTTGCGGATATTCTCTTCCTCGCGATTTGTCTCCAAGAAACTCTTCCGAAG aaaaaacgAGCAAAGAAGGTTCTAATTTCCCTCTCAAGAGCCCTGGAGTATATTAATCCTGCGTGTCTCTTCAAATTCGACGCTGTGAAGAATCTCTCGACGAAAGATCTCGAATCGCTGAAAAGATTGGGCTTTATCTACTTTATCTATTTATTCATCTATTCCGGGCTGGAGTTCACCGTGACATTCCTCATGTACCACAAATTCAGCTTCACGTCCATCGATCAGGCGAAAGTTTTCCTCACAACGGGCGTTGTGATGGCCCTCCTGCAAGGCTCAGTTGTGCGTCGTCTTCCGGAGAGATTGACGCAGAAATCAGCCGTCCTGGGACTCTACCTCATTGTCCCATCCTTCATTATTGTTGGACTTGCTCAAACGTCTTCCATGCTCTACTTGGGGATGATTGTCTTTgcaattt CTACGGCATTTGTGGTAACGTGCATGACAACGCTAACGTCCAAATATGGGAATTTCGATCAAAAGGGCACAGTTTTGGGTATTTTTAGATCTCTAGGAGCTCTAGCTAGAGCCCTAGGACCCATCGTTGCATCCATGG CATTTTGGAGCATAGGATCAACCATCACGTACATTGTTGGAGGTATTCTCTTGCTATATCCATCACTCTTACTCCAATTTACAGTATTGTTGTAG
- the LOC129786201 gene encoding TBC1 domain family member 22B, translating into MDNNHESFWRHNSRAVPGKTVAAATVKKSQTTFQDFQESVRDAWELGDDEFCIMSGIGDGRSGKRTAGASAALTVKTHRSNLSASRVEAKTSPPAAQQASAPRTNHRQDSNNVPDDLINELTLVDDTTSRERGSSEPRKRYRQFHTYPGRPQLLKLSSSSLSKDENNESKLEKFTVLLEEPLLNLIALKQLSWSGIPKKMRPVTWRLLSGYLPTSLERRNSVLERKRLDYHKLVSQYFPVDSRDEAQQDTYHQIHIDVPRMNPHVPLFQQHLVQEMFERILFIWAIRHPASGYVQGINDLVTPFFIIFLQETLDAKVELETFKLEDLGEEQRNIIEADSFWCLSKFLDCIQDNYIFAQLGIQAKVNHLKELIQRIDGNLHKHLVQHGVDYLQFSFRWMNNLLTRELPLHCTIRLWDTYLAESDGFAVFQLYVCAAFLLHWREQLLQERDFQGLMLMLQNLPTHNWTDSQISVLVAEAFRLKFTYADAPKHFEGKS; encoded by the exons ATGGACAACAATCACGAGTCCTTCTGGCGGCACAACAGTCGAGCTGTGCCCGGAAAGACGGTGGCTGCTGCCACTGTTAAAAAGTCCCAGACCACCTTTCAGGACTTCCAGGAGTCCGTGCGGGATGCCTGGGAGCTGGGTGATGATGAATTTTGCATCATGTCGGGCATTGGGGATGGGCGTTCGGGGAAACGCACTGCTGGTGCTTCTGCTGCACTCACCGTCAAGACGCATCGTAGCAATTTGAGTGCCAGCCGTGTGGAGGCGAAGACCAGCCCCCCAGCTGCCCAGCAGGCCTCTGCTCCGCGGACCAATCATCGGCAGGACAGCAACAATGTGCCTGATGACCTCATTAATGAGCTCACCCTCGTGGACGACACCACGAGTCGGGAGCGCGGAAGTTCCGAGCCAAG GAAGCGCTACAGGCAATTCCATACATATCCGGGACGTCCACAGCTGCTAAAATTGTCCTCGAGTAGTTTGTCCAAGGATGAGAACAATGAGTCCAAGTTGGAGAAGTTTACGGTGCTGCTGGAGGAGCCACTGCTCAATTTAATTGCCCTCAAGCAGCTAAGTTGGTCAGGAATCCCCAAGAAGATGCGTCCCGTGACGTGGCGTCTCCTCTCTGGGTACCTCCCGACAAGCCTCGAGCGTCGCAACTCCGTTCTTGAGCGCAAACGCCTCGACTACCATAAGCTCGTATCTCAGTATTTTCCCGTAGATAGTCGCGATGAGGCTCAGCAGGATACCTATC ATCAAATTCATATCGATGTTCCACGGATGAATCCACACGTGCCACTCTTTCAGCAACATCTCGTGCAGGAAATGTTTGAGAGGATTCTCTTCATTTGGGCCATCCGGCATCCAGCATCCGGATACGTTCAGGGCATTAATGATCTCGTGACGCCCTTCTTTATTATCTTCCTGCAGGAGACTCTCGATGCAA AAGTTGAGCTTGAAACATTCAAGCTGGAAGATTTGGGTGAGGAGCAGCGAAATATCATTGAAGCTGACTCCTTTTGGTGCCTGTCGAAATTCCTGGATTGCATCCAGGACAACTACATCTTTGCCCAGCTCGGTATTCAGGCAAAGGTGAATCATCTCAAAGAGCTTATTCAGCGTATTGATGGGAATCTGCACAAGCACCTGGTGCAGCATGGCGTGGACTATTTGCAATTCTCCTTTCGCTGGATGAATAATCTTCTCACCCGCGAACTACCACTCCATTGCACCATACGCCTCTGGGACACATATCTAGCCGAATCGGATGGCTTTGCGGTGTTCCAACTCTACGTTTGTGCTGCTTTTCTTCTCCACTGGCGCGAGCAGTTGCTGCAGGAAAGGGATTTTCAG GGCTTAATGCTGATGCTCCAGAACTTGCCCACACACAATTGGACAGATTCACAAATTAGTGTCCTCGTGGCGGAGGCATTTCGTCTGAAATTCACCTATGCAGACGCCCCCAAGCATTTTGAGGGTAAAAGTTGA